One window from the genome of Emys orbicularis isolate rEmyOrb1 chromosome 10, rEmyOrb1.hap1, whole genome shotgun sequence encodes:
- the CIMAP1C gene encoding protein CIMAP1C, whose protein sequence is MSKSKGPSRAGNYGASTCRTSATAPGEVKQYPPISAKIKGPGAGKYGRQPCTGIRNHDFTMFAEPAYTMRIKHTEKILADTVSPGACFVDPHLSRFGWWKPSSFHIQNREKSLSLMSTPAPNEYHTEKVHPQGEPYAPAYSLADRTRYRENDPNPAPNAYTLPGMLGPGLPIKPSAPCYSMASKMDMWSNAEELARVPGPASFVVPEPNVYLHRQPAYSMWRKYKFVRDSTPGPADYKTGRVTITKPRAPDFSLGIRHSEYLTPLVIDVME, encoded by the exons ATGTCCAAGTCTAAAGGTCCCAGCCGAGCTGGCAATTATGGTGCTAGCACCTGTAGAACCTCAGCCACGGCACCAGGGGAAGTCAAGCAGTACCCACCAATCAGTGCCAAAATCAAGG GGCCAGGAGCCGGAAAATATGGCCGGCAGCCCTGCACTGGCATCAGGAATCACGACTTCACCATGTTCGCAGAACCAGCCTACACGATGCGTATAAAACACACGGAGAAAA TCTTGGCTGACACAGTCAGTCCTGGTGCCTGCTTCGTAGACCCTCACCTCTCCCGCTTTGGGTGGTGGAAGCCATCGTCCTTCCACATACAGAACCGAGAGAAGAGTCTAA GTTTGATGAGCACACCTGCCCCGAATGAATACCACACAGAGAAGGTGCATCCGCAGGGGGAACCCTACGCACCGGCTTATTCCTTGGCCGACCGCACTCGCTACCGTGAGAATGATCCCAACCCAGCTCCCAATGCCTATACCCTCCCAGGGATGCTGGGACCCGGACTTCCCATCAAGCCATCTGCCCCCTGCTACAGCATGGCCTCCAAAATGGATATGTGGAGCAACGCAGAGGAGCTGGCAAGAGTCCCTGGCCCAGCATCCTTTGTTGTGCCCGAACCGAATGTCTACTTGCACCGGCAACCTGCCTACAGCATGTGGAGAAAGTACAAGTTTGTAAGGGACTCTACTCCAGGGCCGGCAGACTACAAGACCGGTCGTGTCACCATCACCAAGCCGAGGGCCCCGGATTTCAGCCTGGGGATCCGTCACTCTGAGTACCTCACCCCCTTGGTTATTGATGTTATGGAGTGA